A part of Plasmodium coatneyi strain Hackeri chromosome 8, complete sequence genomic DNA contains:
- a CDS encoding CAMK protein kinase — MGILCAPKEKHTKYFHHGYVMNTSIKVQDDLELYSCKFLRKGENRIVRKLRKEVLFGATFDHLSKLRMLTYDRTSSMPRYLLKVYNMYEDADSVHVVMESCTGGFLTDHLLDGHVISERLLAEWFYQIITAMSFLEEQNIQHQNLNGYCIYLKDQKWDEVRVSLLSKNKKYDNIDSKGDLYGLYFIRSLQEIKKLNHDKNNTWYIGVLLYFMLTGSFPFFSKDALETYSNIAHEEVSLGHLKTQYRKLESPIFDFIKQCLEKDYDLRPSLRQLAQHPWIRDRDNLPLHNIVDEKTRKEARELIYSLENGILKTEEDYDEDEMNKSW, encoded by the exons ATGGGAATCCTCTGCGCCCCGAAGGAAAAGCATACCAAGTATTTCCACCATGGCTACGTGATGAATACTAGCATAAAAGTCCAGGACGACTTGGAGTTGTATTCGTGCAAGTTTTTGCGCAAGGGGGAGAACAGAATCGTCCGGAAGCTGCGTAAAGAAGTGTTATTCGGAGCCACTTTCGACCACCTGTCCAAACTGAGGATGCTCACCTATGACAGAACGAGCAGCATGCCTCGTTACTTGCTTAAGGTTTACAACATGTACGAGGATGCGGACAGTGTGCATGTCGTGATGGAGAGCTGCAC CGGTGGATTCCTGACGGACCATCTCCTGGACGGCCACGTCATCAGCGAACGCCTCCTGGCAGAATGGTTCTACCAAATCATAACTGCCATGTCCTTCCtggaggaacaaaatattCAGCATCAAAATTTAAATGGCTACTGTATCTACTTGAAGGACCAAAAATGGGACGAAGTGAGAGTCAGCCTTttaagcaaaaataaaaaatacgaCAACATAGACAGCAAGGGAGATTTGTATGGATTATATTTTATCAGATCTTTacaggaaataaaaaaattaaatcacGACAAGAATAACACTTGGTACATTGGTGTCTTACTCTACTTTATGTTGACCGGTTCATTTCCATTCTTTAGCAAAGACGCTTTGGAAACTTATTCCAACATTGCACACGAGGAAGTTTCCTTGGGCCATTTGAAAACACAGTATAGAAAACTGGAGAGCCCCATTTTCGACTTCATAAAGCAGTGCCTGGAGAAGGACTACGACTTGCGTCCATCGCTCCGCCAGCTCGCGCAGCATCCATGGATACGGG ATCGGGACAATCTCCCCTTGCACAACATCGTGGACGAGAAGACGCGCAA gGAGGCCCGAGAGCTAATCTACTCCCTTGAAAACGGGATCCTCAAAACGGAGGAGGACTACGACGAGGATGAGATGAATAAGAGCTGGTGA
- a CDS encoding Peptidase has translation MHNGAPGIRKIPPFMKELEEAYNICHCGTNVIEKCFFAKEVNRSINKREIRMYQLCIIHYQLSNREKVYKISCIQDDLDISNSFYDGELKMYVSKDGTVGCLFCNDEKKRRIHLFKNERNNGKFFYTCMNSVPIDTDIHKRFFMHESFCSFNASNTLMIYSAETDDVKLKKESSSMQKKDLEIFKKINNHIYTDTFGEQFDYSFFNLFVYNLMDNTVKCITVKDVSGCYYSPQFIDDTSFVCLSYRTVPYRLGIYAFNVRPNDLYLCTLNELDVEPSDRRDGKRGEIPGGAGSGSATGQACERNRKNHIRCAYAKLSAKNFKHTASPLVIRHDDSCVFVACLVVFGKGEEPKQHLMEYSLVLIKLVKDDTKVRARRNQGSVSQGEKHEMHGEGGSYFSGEGSDDGSDGTNGYDEADHSTSVATVEGGTATHPVSGAIPPNQDDVCNYKKIETEVIIREGSYTPFFRGLYTNEIKGYCYPYLFLNTIFYCSKISIAVHMFTKRVYRILIENIYNQNDVSTSIEIMCVKEDNLLVSIRNMLLNHVLVYCLFNEANISGDYVYLTKVRSYNLDFTTYETVKKKQTSIIYANVNDLSEKLFMLLSQMETALFNEKHPYIRRKNASFNMLYESEAEFQYDVQKKGLHLPNFNLFNGKNKRNLILYIHGGPYSTCLNEYRNVFIFFAACGFDVLCVNYIGTLGFSEKPNILNGHVNSIEIEDIMDTFKKFYHYFGDYENVYLYGGSYGGFASCAILTKCNLFKSCCVINGVYDWVLSAHSSDVPDYFINLCLNRGAEYDCFYSRDDYASMYEISPLNFVQNISTPILIVASKDDLRVSHHNSLSLYKRLLALKKKTKLFLFDDCTHSIKNVAFEETLLMNVILWFYDYDSKKKR, from the coding sequence ATGCATAACGGCGCGCCGGGGATCAGGAAGATCCCGCCATTTATGAAGGAGCTGGAGGAGGCATACAACATATGCCACTGTGGAACGAACGTGATTGAAAAGTGCTTCTTCGCCAAGGAGGTGAACAGAAGCATAAACAAGAGGGAGATACGTATGTACCAGTTGTGCATAATCCACTACCAACTCAGCAACAGGGAAAAGGTTTACAAAATTTCATGCATCCAAGATGATTTAGACATAAGTAACAGCTTCTACGATGGggagttaaaaatgtacgtGTCGAAAGACGGTACTGTAGGATGCCTCTTCTGtaatgatgagaaaaaaaggagaattcatttatttaaaaatgaaagaaacaaCGGCAAGTTCTTCTACACCTGTATGAACAGCGTACCGATAGATACAGATATACATAAGCGCTTCTTCATGCATGAGTCCTTTTGCTCCTTCAATGCTAGCAACACCCTCATGATTTACAGCGCCGAGACTGATGACgtgaaattgaaaaaggagagtagctccatgcaaaaaaaagatttagaaatttttaaaaaaatcaataACCATATTTATACTGACACGTTTGGAGAGCAGTTCgactattccttttttaatttatttgtcTACAATTTGATGGACAATACGGTAAAGTGCATAACCGTGAAGGACGTGTCTGGGTGTTATTATAGCCCCCAGTTTATTGACGACACTTCTTTTGTGTGTCTCTCTTACCGGACCGTTCCGTACCGATTGGGGATATATGCCTTTAATGTGAGACCCAACGATCTGTACCTGTGCACACTGAACGAATTGGATGTAGAGCCGTCTGACAGGCGGgatggaaaaaggggggaaattccAGGTGGTGCAGGAAGTGGTTCGGCAACTGGCCAGGCGTGTGAGCGAAATCGGAAGAATCACATTCGGTGTGCCTATGCCAAATTGTCGGCAAAGAATTTCAAACATACAGCTTCCCCACTCGTAATTAGGCATGACGATTCCTGCGTGTTCGTGGCGTGCTTGGTCGTTTTTGGTAAGGGTGAAGAACCGAAGCAGCACTTGATGGAGTACAGTTTGGTGCTGATAAAGCTGGTGAAGGATGACACTAAAGTGAGGGCGAGGAGAAATCAAGGAAGCGTATCACAGGGGGAGAAGCACGAGATGCACGGGGAGGGGGGTTCTTACTTTAGCGGAGAGGGTAGTGACGACGGCAGTGATGGAACAAACGGGTATGACGAAGCGGACCATTCTACAAGTGTAGCCACAGTGGAGGGGGGGACGGCCACCCACCCAGTGAGTGGTGCGATTCCCCCGAATCAAGATGACGTGTGCAACTATAAGAAGATCGAAACGGAGGTGATCATTCGGGAAGGCAGCTATACTCCATTCTTCCGGGGGTTGTACACCAACGAAATAAAGGGGTACTGTTATCCGTACCTCTTCCTAAACACAATCTTCTACTGTAGCAAAATTTCCATCGCTGTTCACATGTTCACAAAAAGGGTATATCGCATTTTAATAGAAAACATTTACAACCAGAATGACGTTAGCACGAGTATCGAAATTATGTGTGTGAAGGAAGACAACCTGTTGGTGAGTATCCGAAATATGCTTCTGAACCACGTGCTGGTGTACTGCCTATTCAATGAAGCGAACATAAGTGGGGATTACGTGTACCTCACCAAGGTGCGAAGTTACAACCTAGACTTTACAACATACGAAACGGTTAAGAAGAAGCAGACGAGCATAATTTACGCCAATGTAAATGACCTATCGGAGAAGCTTTTCATGTTATTGAGCCAAATGGAAACAGCCCTCTTCAATGAAAAGCATCCATatataaggagaaaaaatgccaGCTTTAACATGCTATATGAGAGTGAAGCAGAATTTCAATATGACGTGCAAAAGAAGGGACTACATCTACCAAACTTTAATCTTttcaatggaaaaaataaaaggaaccTTATTTTATACATCCATGGGGGACCCTACTCCACTTGTCTTAATGAGTACAGAaatgtcttcattttttttgccgccTGTGGGTTTGACGTATTGTGTGTTAACTACATTGGAACGTTAGGGTTTTCTGAAAAACCAAACATCCTAAATGGGCATGTAAATTCTATCGAAATTGAAGACATCATGGATACGTTTAAAAAGTTTTACCATTACTTTGGCGACTACGAGAATGTCTACCTGTATGGTGGATCCTACGGTGGGTTCGCCTCATGCGCAATTCTAACCAAGTGCAACTTATTTAAAAGCTGCTGCGTCATAAACGGAGTGTACGATTGGGTGCTTTCCGCTCATTCTAGTGACGTCCCCGATTATTTCATAAACTTATGTCTAAACAGGGGTGCAGAATATGATTGCTTTTATAGCAGGGATGACTATGCCAGTATGTACGAAATATCTCCTCTGAATTTTGTGCAGAATATTTCTACGCCCATTTTGATTGTTGCGTCTAAGGATGACTTGCGTGTCTCCCACCATAATAGCCTCTCCCTCTACAAGCGCCTCCTCGcgctgaagaagaagaccAAGCTCTTCCTGTTCGACGACTGCACGCACTCCATTAAGAACGTGGCCTTCGAGGAGACCCTCCTCATGAATGTCATCCTCTGGTTTTACGACTACGATAGTAAGAAGAAGCGATAG
- a CDS encoding ATP-dependent RNA helicase, whose translation MSGPSEDGSPEQCEDAKGVESGDQEMDPLDEFMMEINKVLEEEKQKTESREKDAEEAATKSAPNKGSNFTRMEKEPLRGSTPNCVRTYFVRETKTHGESKSSHTLDNHTEEDGGGHDDDSLDDNDATADIYEFLEKKNEELANEKKRAEAHGGKGTHNRSMMSDDSQDDEDNFFQNGRDSNRENETIENDINYDEVQLEHFNKDMFVTDDSITDFTLEESVEYKKKNNITTIGFSVPKPLFSFLQLKNVIDKEVLENMYNSSISILSPIQSIVIPIFLSGRDFIASSRTGSGKTLSFIISLIIHLGHYKQIEKEKKGKNFHEKSDPPEEEHTVTSPPGVPPSSLPSKQGKGNASSHALILTPTRELCVQIYDQINKLCLNKLKSCILFNGINYKNAYEDIHRGVDIIIANVKTLINFVNKKYFTLYKIKYVILDEFDRLFSRQFVHSVTSILRNIRPDAMKGFFSSTFSEQSCELAKPYLNKKFIIIKVGENNILIDKKFYILEDHAKYDCLLSCVHACAPSGQGFIFCNSKKNVMVLYEKLKREITLRHISFDYIYGDIDQTERLYKLDCLKKKKTQVLISTDLMARGIDIIDLNFVINYDCPNDIFVYVHRIGRCSRMNNRGQAITFIQPSEKRIAFLIYSHLNNKKEKVDQELEDFIRRNNLHNDAQMKKVKRKMNDSIFDVSQKKVKLPGENKSMLTDFAFKKMSRPSRSDEEALKNLKVFTPNDVLTSSDEDY comes from the exons ATGAGCGGTCCGAGTGAAGATGGCTCCCCGGAGCAATGCGAGGATGCAAAGGGGGTCGAATCGGGGGACCAGGAAATGGACCCCTTGGATGAATTCATgatggaaataaataaagtgCTCGAGGAGGAGAAACAAAAGACGGAATCGCGAGAAAAGGACgcagaagaagcagcaaccAAGTCGGCGCCCAACAAGGGCAGTAATTTTACACGTATGGAGAAGGAACCCCTTAGGGGAAGCACCCCCAACTGTGTAAGAACCTACTTTGTCAGAGAAACCAAAACTCATGGGGAAAGTAAAAGTAGTCACACCTTGGATAACCATACGGAAGAGGATGGTGGTGGACACGATGATGATAGTCTGGATGACAACGACGCCACAGCAGACATTTACgaatttttagaaaaaaaaaatgaagagttggcaaatgaaaagaagCGCGCAGAAGCCCacggaggaaaaggaacccACAACAGGAGCATGATGAGCGATGATTCTCAAGATGATGAAGATAACTTCTTCCAAAACGGAAGAGACAGCAACagggaaaatgaaacaatTGAAAATGATATAAACTACGATGAGGTGCAGCTGGAGCACTTTAACAAAGACATGTTTGTCACGGATGACAGCATCACAGATTTTACCTTGGAAGAAAGTGTCgaatacaagaaaaaaaataacatcacAACTATCGGATTCAGTGTTCCCaaaccccttttttcatttttgcaattaaaaaatgtaatagaTAAGGAAGTGttggaaaatatgtacaattcGTCCATAAGCATCCTGTCCCCCATTCAGAGTATTGTCATTCCTATCTTTTTAAGTGGTCGGGATTTTATAGCCAGTAGCAGAACAGGTTCAGGAAAAACCCTCTCCTTCATCATATCTTTGATTATTCACTTGGGACATTACAAACAaattgagaaggaaaaaaaaggaaaaaatttccacgaAAAAAGTGACCCTCCGGAAGAGGAACACACAGTGACATCCCCACCGGGGGTACCACCATCATCATTGCCTTCCAAACAAGGTAAAGGCAACGCCTCATCCCATGCGCTCATACTAACGCCGACTAGAGAAttgtgtgtgcaaatataTGACCAAATTAATAAACTCTgtttgaacaaattaaaatcgTGTATCCTGTTCAACGGaataaattacaaaaatgcatATGAGGACATTCACCGAGGAGTGGATATCATAAttgcaaatgtaaaaacgttaatcaattttgttaataaaaaatatttcacccTTTACAAAATAAAGTATGTCATTTTGGACGAATTTGACCGACTTTTTTCGAGGCAGTTTGTCCACTCCGTCACATCCATACTTAGGAATATAAGGCCAGACGCGATGAAgggatttttttcctccaccttTTCGGAGCAATCATGTGAACTGGCAAAGCCATacttaaataaaaaattcatcatCATCAAGGTGGGCGAGAACAACATTTTAatagataaaaaattttacatccTAGAAGACCATGCCAAGTATGACTGTTTGCTCAGTTGTGTGCATGCCTGCGCCCCAAGTGGCCaaggatttattttttgcaacagcaaaaaaaatgtaatggttttatatgaaaaattgaaaagggaaattacCCTCAGGCACATATCGTTCGACTACATTTATGGAGACATAGACCAGACGGAGAGGCTATACAAATTAGACTGcctgaagaaaaagaaaacgcaaGTGTTGATCAGCACGGACCTGATGGCACGCGGCATCGACATCATCGACTTGAACTTCGTCATCAACTATGACTGTCCCAACGACATCTTCGTCTACGTGCACAGGATAGGCAGATGTTCCCGGATGAACAACCGGG gACAAGCCATAACGTTCATACAGCCATccgaaaaaagaattgcctTCCTCATTTACAGCCACTTAAataacaaaaaggaaaaagtggatCAAGAGCTGGAAGACTTTATTCGTAGGAACAACCTCCATAATGATgcccaaatgaaaaaagtgaaaagaaaaatgaacgacTCCATCTTTGACGTGTCGCAGAAGAAGGTAAAACTTCCGGGGGAGAACAAATCCATGTTGACTGACTTtgcctttaaaaaaatgtcccGTCCATCCAGAAGTGATGAAGaagctttaaaaaatttgaaggtCTTTACGCCGAATGACGTTTTGACATCCTCCGATGAGGACTACTGA